The genomic DNA GTTCCGGTTttgttcccccctcacccccccaacccctgtgTTTCCCCCCTCAGGCTCGTCGAGGGGTGATGGAGGGCGGGACGAGCGGCGAGCGACGGCAGGGCGGAATGGCCAGGATTCCCGGCTTCATCATCCGCGGGTATCGCCCGGGGGACCTCCGTGAAGTCTGGAGGATCTTCGCCGAGGGGCTGGTAGCCATGGCGGGGCCTGCCTTCAAGCGGGCCGCCCTGGCCCCTTCCAACGTGACCCTGCTCCTGGCAGCCCTCGGGGCGGGGTACGCCCTCACCGGCTCCCTGCCCTGTGCCGGCCTGGCGTCCCTGGCGCTCCTGGGGCTAGTCTACCTCAGCAGCAGGGTGATATTCACCCGCTACGTCCAGGAGAACCTGAGGGGGGACATGGCGGACATCGAGGGCTGCTACCTGAGGGCGCCTGGGTGTGGCTTCTGGGtggcggaggaggagggggagggacccCTGGCGGGAATGGTAGCGGCCAAGGCCACGCCACCCCTGCCCTGCCAACTCTTGCGCCTGTCGGTGGACCCCCCCTTCCGCCGGAGGGGCCTGGCCCAGGAACTGACGGAGGCGGTGCTGGATTCTGCCCGGGGTCAGGGCTGTCCACAACCAACGCTCTGCACCTGTACCAGAGGCTGGGCTTCCGGGTGGCAAGGACCAGCCTGGGCCCCCCCTGACCCGCCTGTCCCAGATCATCACCTGCGAGCTGGAGAGGACGCTCTGAGCGCGAGTCCCCTCGGGTACCGGGGAGGGGGCCTCAGaaaccacccctctccccccccccactcctctgccacccactccctcacacacacacgcacaa from Scyliorhinus torazame isolate Kashiwa2021f unplaced genomic scaffold, sScyTor2.1 scaffold_858, whole genome shotgun sequence includes the following:
- the LOC140406759 gene encoding probable N-acetyltransferase CML1; the encoded protein is MARIPGFIIRGYRPGDLREVWRIFAEGLVAMAGPAFKRAALAPSNVTLLLAALGAGYALTGSLPCAGLASLALLGLVYLSSRVIFTRYVQENLRGDMADIEGCYLRAPGCGFWVAEEEGEGPLAGMVAAKATPPLPCQLLRLSVDPPFRRRGLAQELTEAVLDSARGQGCPQPTLCTCTRGWASGWQGPAWAPPDPPVPDHHLRAGEDALSASPLGYRGGGL